The Larus michahellis chromosome 2, bLarMic1.1, whole genome shotgun sequence genome window below encodes:
- the JMJD4 gene encoding 2-oxoglutarate and iron-dependent oxygenase JMJD4 — protein sequence MDRATFACSTAFFRDYNSSSQGAFCLPGGHVDFIEKVESFTYSDFFRDYLIPNHPCIFSAKFTEDWGSRRNWVTWDGKPNFDHLLQKFGEAVVPVANCDVKEYNSNPKEQLPFKEYIKYWKEYIKNGYRSSRGCLYLKDWHLSRAFPEQDVYTTPVYFSSDWLNEYWDAIAVDDYRFVYMGPKGSWTPFHADVFRSYSWSANICGRKKWLLYPAGQEEYLKDCHGNLPFDVTAPNLQDRSVYPRYNQSQPPVEIVQEAGEIVFIPSGWHHQVYNLEDTISINHNWVNGCNVAIMWCFLQDELAAVQREINEWKDPIDDWHLQCQLIMKSCTGIDYKEFYNFLKVIAENRISVLENGLDDEASAKNTPKAAISTLGMLHAVFDLKRTVKVLTSLSANEDFKKLDLTSLSPPPEALLHHLKAAIDTALL from the exons ATGGACAGGGCAACATTCGCCTGTTCCACTGCCTTTTTTCGTGACTACAACAGTTCATCTCAGGGCGCATTCTGCCTCCCAGGAGGACACGTTGACTTTATTGAAAAAGTAGAATCATTCACTTACTCAGACTTTTTCCGGGATTATTTGATTCCCAACCATCCCTGTATTTTCTCAGCTAAATTCACTGAAGactggggcagcaggagaaaTTGGGTTACTTGGGATGGAAAGCCTAACTTTGATCATCTGCTGCAGAAGTTTG GAGAGGCTGTAGTACCTGTTGCCAACTGTGACGTCAAGGAGTACAATTCCAACCCGAAGGAGCAGCTTCCCTTCAAGGAGTATATAAAGTACTGGAAAGAGTACATTAAAAATGGCTACCGTTCATCCCGAGGGTGTCTTTATCTAAAGGACTGGCACCTGAGCAG AGCTTTCCCTGAGCAAGATGTTTATACAACCCCTGTGTATTTCTCATCCGACTGGCTGAATGAATACTGGGATGCTATAGCTGTGGATGATTACCGGTTTGTCTACATGGGACCTAAAGGTTCATG GACTCCGTTCCATGCCGATGTCTTCCGTTCTTATAGCTGGTCAGCCAATATATGTGGGAGAAAGAAATGGTTGTTGTACCCTGCAGGACAGGAGGAATACCTCAAAGACTGCCATGGCAACTTGCCCTTCGACGTGACTGCACCTAATCTTCAGGACAGGAGCGTTTACCCTCGCTACAACCAAAGTCAACCCCCTGTTGAAATTGTGCAGGAAGCAGGGGAGATAGTCTTCATCCCCAGTGGATGGCATCATCAAGTTTACAATCTG GAGGATACCATTTCCATTAACCACAACTGGGTGAATGGCTGCAATGTGGCTATAATGTGGTGCTTCCTGCAGGATGAATTAGCAGCTGTCCAACGGGAAATCAATGAATGGAAGGACCCTATAGACGATTGGCACCTACAATGCCAG ttgATCATGAAGTCTTGCACAGGTATAGACTACAAGGAGTTCTACAACTTCCTCAAAGTTATTGCAGAGAACAGGATTTCTGTCTTGGAAAATGGCCTCGATGACGAAGCTTCGGCAAAGAACACTCCCAAAGCTGCCATTTCCACCTTGGGCATGCTCCATGCAGTGTTTGATTTAAAGAGGACTGTGAAGGTGTTAACATCATTGAGTGCTAATGAAGATTTCAAGAAACTAGACCTGACGTCACTTTCTCCACCTCCGGAGGCATTACTCCACCACTTGAAAGCAGCAATAGATACAGCGCTACTCTAA